Proteins from a genomic interval of Polyodon spathula isolate WHYD16114869_AA chromosome 1, ASM1765450v1, whole genome shotgun sequence:
- the LOC121316995 gene encoding splicing regulatory glutamine/lysine-rich protein 1-like isoform X4 produces the protein MKLFKFISELGIPIGNLGTLQAGLDPSLAALGGISSQPPLMGNVDPSKIDEIRRTVYVGNLNSQTATAEQLLEYFKQVGDVKFVRMAGDETQPTRFAFVEFADQESVPRALTFNGVVFGDRPLKINHSNNAIVKPPEMTAQAAAKELEDVMKRVREAQSCISAAIEPVESGKNSTTSSKKAGRSRSCSQSKRKRSRSRHRSRSRKRSRSKPREARSTQSSQKKRSRSKDRKRTRSRSRSSRDKTREKDSKSRSKEEYSREKDERKQKEKKGKSPPKSYSSSRRSRSTSRSRRKRSRSRSKSPRQRTPKRKLKSPSPRRIKKEKRKEKVRERSRERNERERSPSRKRSSKDKEKLERSTPVKVGRESDKEEKEYESDKDSIHTNRLDHIKGRQNGNYNNHEEGLSVQTEVSE, from the exons ATGAAGCTGTTTAAGTTCATTTCTGAG CTTGGTATCCCAATTGGCAATCTGGGAACGTTGCAGGCTGGCCTCGATCCTTCCCTGGCAGCTTTGGGAGGAATCTCGTCACAACCCCCTTTGATGGGAAATGTGGATCCCTCCAAAATTGATGAGATCAGAAGAACTGTTTATGTTGGCAACTTGAATTCACAG ACAGCGACAGCCGAGCAGTTACTGGAGTACTTCAAGCAAGTTGGAGATGTGAAATTTGTAAGAATGGCTGGGGATGAGACTCAGCCCACTCGCTTTGCCTTTGTGGAATTCGCTGATCAAGAGTCTGTGCCAAGAGCTCTGACCTTCAATGGAGTCGTGTTTGGAGACAGACCCTTGAA AATCAATCACTCTAACAATGCTATTGTAAAACCTCCTGAGATGACTGCACAGGCTGCTGCTAAGGAACTAGAGGATGTGATGAAGAGAGTGAGGGAAGCGCAGTCATGTATCTCTGCAGCTATTGAGCCAG TCGAGTCTGGGAAAAACAGTACCACTAGCAGCAAAAAGGCTGGAAGATCTCGATCTTGCTCACAATCCAAAAGGAAGCGGTCTCGCTCCAGACACAG gagtagATCCCGTAAAAGATCTCGGTCAAAACCGAGAGAGGCACGTAGCACCCAAAGTTCCCAGAAAAAACGCTCGCGATCGAAAGATAGAAAGCGCACCAGAAGCCGATCCAGGTCTAG CAGAGATAAAACAAGAGAGAAGGACAGCAAATCAAGAAGTAAAGAGGAGTACTCAAGAGAGAAAGACGAgaggaaacagaaagaaaagaaagggaaatctCCACCAAAGAGCTACAGTTCATCCCGAAGATCTCGAAGCACCAGCAG AAGCCGCAGAAAGAGGAGCAGGAGTAGGTCCAAATCTCCAAGGCAAAGAACTCCCAAAAGAAAATTGAAGTCTCCTTCTCCAAGGAG aattaaAAAGGAGAAGAGGAAGGAGAAAGTCAGGGAACGCAGCAGAGAAAGGAATGAAAGGGAAAGATCACCCTCCAGGAAGAGGAGCAGCAAGGACAAAGAAAAACTGGAAAGAAGCACCCCGGTCAAG GTGGGAAGAGAATCTGATAAAGAAGAGAAAGAGTATGAAAGTGACAAGGACAGCATTCATACCAACCGTCTAGATCACATAAAGGGTCGACAGAATGGCAACTACAATAATCATGAGGAAGGTCTCTCGGTCCAAACAGAGGTGTCTGAGTGA
- the LOC121316995 gene encoding splicing regulatory glutamine/lysine-rich protein 1-like isoform X3: protein MSGVPGTCVIQVTNLSPAVTSEQMRTLFGFLGDVEELRLYPPDNAALPFSSKVCYIKFREPPSVGVAQHLTNTVFIDRALIVVPCAEGKIPEEAKALSLLAPATTVATLMPGAGLLPIPTPPPLPSTATAEQLLEYFKQVGDVKFVRMAGDETQPTRFAFVEFADQESVPRALTFNGVVFGDRPLKINHSNNAIVKPPEMTAQAAAKELEDVMKRVREAQSCISAAIEPVESGKNSTTSSKKAGRSRSCSQSKRKRSRSRHRSRSRKRSRSKPREARSTQSSQKKRSRSKDRKRTRSRSRSSRDKTREKDSKSRSKEEYSREKDERKQKEKKGKSPPKSYSSSRRSRSTSRSRRKRSRSRSKSPRQRTPKRKLKSPSPRRIKKEKRKEKVRERSRERNERERSPSRKRSSKDKEKLERSTPVKVGRESDKEEKEYESDKDSIHTNRLDHIKGRQNGNYNNHEEGLSVQTEVSE from the exons ATGAGTGGGGTCCCTGGAACCTGTGTCATCCAGGTCACCAACCTCTCCCCAGCCGTGACTAGCGAGCAGATGCGAACCCTCTTCGGTTTCCTCGGTGATGTCGAGGAACTGCGCCTCTACCCGCCCGA CAATGCTGCTCTTCCTTTTTCCTCTAAAGTATGTTATATAAAATTCCGTGAGCCTCCAAGTGTTGGTGTGGCCCAGCATTTAACCAACACAGTTTTTATTGACAGAGCTCTGATAGTTGTACCCTGTGCAGAAG GTAAAATCCCAGAAGAAGCCAAAGCGCTGTCTCTCTTGGCTCCTGCCACTACTGTGGCAACCTTGATGCCAGGTGCGGGGTTGTTGCCAATACCAACGCCGCCTCCCCTCCCTTCA ACAGCGACAGCCGAGCAGTTACTGGAGTACTTCAAGCAAGTTGGAGATGTGAAATTTGTAAGAATGGCTGGGGATGAGACTCAGCCCACTCGCTTTGCCTTTGTGGAATTCGCTGATCAAGAGTCTGTGCCAAGAGCTCTGACCTTCAATGGAGTCGTGTTTGGAGACAGACCCTTGAA AATCAATCACTCTAACAATGCTATTGTAAAACCTCCTGAGATGACTGCACAGGCTGCTGCTAAGGAACTAGAGGATGTGATGAAGAGAGTGAGGGAAGCGCAGTCATGTATCTCTGCAGCTATTGAGCCAG TCGAGTCTGGGAAAAACAGTACCACTAGCAGCAAAAAGGCTGGAAGATCTCGATCTTGCTCACAATCCAAAAGGAAGCGGTCTCGCTCCAGACACAG gagtagATCCCGTAAAAGATCTCGGTCAAAACCGAGAGAGGCACGTAGCACCCAAAGTTCCCAGAAAAAACGCTCGCGATCGAAAGATAGAAAGCGCACCAGAAGCCGATCCAGGTCTAG CAGAGATAAAACAAGAGAGAAGGACAGCAAATCAAGAAGTAAAGAGGAGTACTCAAGAGAGAAAGACGAgaggaaacagaaagaaaagaaagggaaatctCCACCAAAGAGCTACAGTTCATCCCGAAGATCTCGAAGCACCAGCAG AAGCCGCAGAAAGAGGAGCAGGAGTAGGTCCAAATCTCCAAGGCAAAGAACTCCCAAAAGAAAATTGAAGTCTCCTTCTCCAAGGAG aattaaAAAGGAGAAGAGGAAGGAGAAAGTCAGGGAACGCAGCAGAGAAAGGAATGAAAGGGAAAGATCACCCTCCAGGAAGAGGAGCAGCAAGGACAAAGAAAAACTGGAAAGAAGCACCCCGGTCAAG GTGGGAAGAGAATCTGATAAAGAAGAGAAAGAGTATGAAAGTGACAAGGACAGCATTCATACCAACCGTCTAGATCACATAAAGGGTCGACAGAATGGCAACTACAATAATCATGAGGAAGGTCTCTCGGTCCAAACAGAGGTGTCTGAGTGA
- the LOC121316995 gene encoding splicing regulatory glutamine/lysine-rich protein 1-like isoform X1 has protein sequence MSGVPGTCVIQVTNLSPAVTSEQMRTLFGFLGDVEELRLYPPDNAALPFSSKVCYIKFREPPSVGVAQHLTNTVFIDRALIVVPCAEGKIPEEAKALSLLAPATTVATLMPGAGLLPIPTPPPLPSLGIPIGNLGTLQAGLDPSLAALGGISSQPPLMGNVDPSKIDEIRRTVYVGNLNSQTATAEQLLEYFKQVGDVKFVRMAGDETQPTRFAFVEFADQESVPRALTFNGVVFGDRPLKINHSNNAIVKPPEMTAQAAAKELEDVMKRVREAQSCISAAIEPVESGKNSTTSSKKAGRSRSCSQSKRKRSRSRHRSRSRKRSRSKPREARSTQSSQKKRSRSKDRKRTRSRSRSSRDKTREKDSKSRSKEEYSREKDERKQKEKKGKSPPKSYSSSRRSRSTSRSRRKRSRSRSKSPRQRTPKRKLKSPSPRRIKKEKRKEKVRERSRERNERERSPSRKRSSKDKEKLERSTPVKVGRESDKEEKEYESDKDSIHTNRLDHIKGRQNGNYNNHEEGLSVQTEVSE, from the exons ATGAGTGGGGTCCCTGGAACCTGTGTCATCCAGGTCACCAACCTCTCCCCAGCCGTGACTAGCGAGCAGATGCGAACCCTCTTCGGTTTCCTCGGTGATGTCGAGGAACTGCGCCTCTACCCGCCCGA CAATGCTGCTCTTCCTTTTTCCTCTAAAGTATGTTATATAAAATTCCGTGAGCCTCCAAGTGTTGGTGTGGCCCAGCATTTAACCAACACAGTTTTTATTGACAGAGCTCTGATAGTTGTACCCTGTGCAGAAG GTAAAATCCCAGAAGAAGCCAAAGCGCTGTCTCTCTTGGCTCCTGCCACTACTGTGGCAACCTTGATGCCAGGTGCGGGGTTGTTGCCAATACCAACGCCGCCTCCCCTCCCTTCA CTTGGTATCCCAATTGGCAATCTGGGAACGTTGCAGGCTGGCCTCGATCCTTCCCTGGCAGCTTTGGGAGGAATCTCGTCACAACCCCCTTTGATGGGAAATGTGGATCCCTCCAAAATTGATGAGATCAGAAGAACTGTTTATGTTGGCAACTTGAATTCACAG ACAGCGACAGCCGAGCAGTTACTGGAGTACTTCAAGCAAGTTGGAGATGTGAAATTTGTAAGAATGGCTGGGGATGAGACTCAGCCCACTCGCTTTGCCTTTGTGGAATTCGCTGATCAAGAGTCTGTGCCAAGAGCTCTGACCTTCAATGGAGTCGTGTTTGGAGACAGACCCTTGAA AATCAATCACTCTAACAATGCTATTGTAAAACCTCCTGAGATGACTGCACAGGCTGCTGCTAAGGAACTAGAGGATGTGATGAAGAGAGTGAGGGAAGCGCAGTCATGTATCTCTGCAGCTATTGAGCCAG TCGAGTCTGGGAAAAACAGTACCACTAGCAGCAAAAAGGCTGGAAGATCTCGATCTTGCTCACAATCCAAAAGGAAGCGGTCTCGCTCCAGACACAG gagtagATCCCGTAAAAGATCTCGGTCAAAACCGAGAGAGGCACGTAGCACCCAAAGTTCCCAGAAAAAACGCTCGCGATCGAAAGATAGAAAGCGCACCAGAAGCCGATCCAGGTCTAG CAGAGATAAAACAAGAGAGAAGGACAGCAAATCAAGAAGTAAAGAGGAGTACTCAAGAGAGAAAGACGAgaggaaacagaaagaaaagaaagggaaatctCCACCAAAGAGCTACAGTTCATCCCGAAGATCTCGAAGCACCAGCAG AAGCCGCAGAAAGAGGAGCAGGAGTAGGTCCAAATCTCCAAGGCAAAGAACTCCCAAAAGAAAATTGAAGTCTCCTTCTCCAAGGAG aattaaAAAGGAGAAGAGGAAGGAGAAAGTCAGGGAACGCAGCAGAGAAAGGAATGAAAGGGAAAGATCACCCTCCAGGAAGAGGAGCAGCAAGGACAAAGAAAAACTGGAAAGAAGCACCCCGGTCAAG GTGGGAAGAGAATCTGATAAAGAAGAGAAAGAGTATGAAAGTGACAAGGACAGCATTCATACCAACCGTCTAGATCACATAAAGGGTCGACAGAATGGCAACTACAATAATCATGAGGAAGGTCTCTCGGTCCAAACAGAGGTGTCTGAGTGA
- the LOC121316995 gene encoding splicing regulatory glutamine/lysine-rich protein 1-like isoform X2 — MSGVPGTCVIQVTNLSPAVTSEQMRTLFGFLGDVEELRLYPPDNAALPFSSKVCYIKFREPPSVGVAQHLTNTVFIDRALIVVPCAEGKIPEEAKALSLLAPATTVATLMPGAGLLPIPTPPPLPSLGIPIGNLGTLQAGLDPSLAALGGISSQPPLMGNVDPSKIDEIRRTVYVGNLNSQTATAEQLLEYFKQVGDVKFVRMAGDETQPTRFAFVEFADQESVPRALTFNGVVFGDRPLKINHSNNAIVKPPEMTAQAAAKELEDVMKRVREAQSCISAAIEPVESGKNSTTSSKKAGRSRSCSQSKRKRSRSRHRSRSRKRSRSKPREARSTQSSQKKRSRSKDRKRTRSRSRSRDKTREKDSKSRSKEEYSREKDERKQKEKKGKSPPKSYSSSRRSRSTSRSRRKRSRSRSKSPRQRTPKRKLKSPSPRRIKKEKRKEKVRERSRERNERERSPSRKRSSKDKEKLERSTPVKVGRESDKEEKEYESDKDSIHTNRLDHIKGRQNGNYNNHEEGLSVQTEVSE; from the exons ATGAGTGGGGTCCCTGGAACCTGTGTCATCCAGGTCACCAACCTCTCCCCAGCCGTGACTAGCGAGCAGATGCGAACCCTCTTCGGTTTCCTCGGTGATGTCGAGGAACTGCGCCTCTACCCGCCCGA CAATGCTGCTCTTCCTTTTTCCTCTAAAGTATGTTATATAAAATTCCGTGAGCCTCCAAGTGTTGGTGTGGCCCAGCATTTAACCAACACAGTTTTTATTGACAGAGCTCTGATAGTTGTACCCTGTGCAGAAG GTAAAATCCCAGAAGAAGCCAAAGCGCTGTCTCTCTTGGCTCCTGCCACTACTGTGGCAACCTTGATGCCAGGTGCGGGGTTGTTGCCAATACCAACGCCGCCTCCCCTCCCTTCA CTTGGTATCCCAATTGGCAATCTGGGAACGTTGCAGGCTGGCCTCGATCCTTCCCTGGCAGCTTTGGGAGGAATCTCGTCACAACCCCCTTTGATGGGAAATGTGGATCCCTCCAAAATTGATGAGATCAGAAGAACTGTTTATGTTGGCAACTTGAATTCACAG ACAGCGACAGCCGAGCAGTTACTGGAGTACTTCAAGCAAGTTGGAGATGTGAAATTTGTAAGAATGGCTGGGGATGAGACTCAGCCCACTCGCTTTGCCTTTGTGGAATTCGCTGATCAAGAGTCTGTGCCAAGAGCTCTGACCTTCAATGGAGTCGTGTTTGGAGACAGACCCTTGAA AATCAATCACTCTAACAATGCTATTGTAAAACCTCCTGAGATGACTGCACAGGCTGCTGCTAAGGAACTAGAGGATGTGATGAAGAGAGTGAGGGAAGCGCAGTCATGTATCTCTGCAGCTATTGAGCCAG TCGAGTCTGGGAAAAACAGTACCACTAGCAGCAAAAAGGCTGGAAGATCTCGATCTTGCTCACAATCCAAAAGGAAGCGGTCTCGCTCCAGACACAG gagtagATCCCGTAAAAGATCTCGGTCAAAACCGAGAGAGGCACGTAGCACCCAAAGTTCCCAGAAAAAACGCTCGCGATCGAAAGATAGAAAGCGCACCAGAAGCCGATCCAGGTCTAG AGATAAAACAAGAGAGAAGGACAGCAAATCAAGAAGTAAAGAGGAGTACTCAAGAGAGAAAGACGAgaggaaacagaaagaaaagaaagggaaatctCCACCAAAGAGCTACAGTTCATCCCGAAGATCTCGAAGCACCAGCAG AAGCCGCAGAAAGAGGAGCAGGAGTAGGTCCAAATCTCCAAGGCAAAGAACTCCCAAAAGAAAATTGAAGTCTCCTTCTCCAAGGAG aattaaAAAGGAGAAGAGGAAGGAGAAAGTCAGGGAACGCAGCAGAGAAAGGAATGAAAGGGAAAGATCACCCTCCAGGAAGAGGAGCAGCAAGGACAAAGAAAAACTGGAAAGAAGCACCCCGGTCAAG GTGGGAAGAGAATCTGATAAAGAAGAGAAAGAGTATGAAAGTGACAAGGACAGCATTCATACCAACCGTCTAGATCACATAAAGGGTCGACAGAATGGCAACTACAATAATCATGAGGAAGGTCTCTCGGTCCAAACAGAGGTGTCTGAGTGA